One window from the genome of Salmo salar chromosome ssa25, Ssal_v3.1, whole genome shotgun sequence encodes:
- the LOC106586690 gene encoding splicing factor U2AF 35 kDa subunit isoform X3 has product MQEHYDEFFEEVFTEMEEKYGEVEEMNVCDNLGDHLVGNVYVKFRREEDAEKAVMDLNNRWFNGQPIHAELSPVTDFREACCRQYEMGECTRGGFCNFMHLKPISRELRRELYGRRRKKGGGHRSRSRSRERRSRSRDRGRGGRRDRERRRSRERSGRF; this is encoded by the exons ATGCAGGAGCACTACGATGAGTTCTTTGAG GAGGTCTtcacagagatggaggagaagtacggagaggtggaggagatgaATGTGTGCGACAACCTGGGAGACCATCTGGTTGGAAATGTATACGTGAAG TTCCGTCGTGAGGAAGACGCGGAGAAGGCAGTGATGGATCTGAATAACCGCTGGTTCAACGGTCAACCAATTCACGCCGAGCTCTCTCCCGTTACTGACTTCAGAGAAGCCTGCTGCCGCCAGTACGAGATGGG GGAGTGTACTCGAGGAGGCTTCTGTAACTTCATGCACCTGAAACCCATCTCCAGGGAGCTGAGGAGGGAGCTGTACGGACGCCGCAGGAAGAAGGG AGGGGGCCATCGTTCTCGCTCCCGTTCCAGGGAACGCCGTTCTCGCTCGAGGGATAGAGGCAGGGGAGGCAGACGCGACCGCGAGAGAAGGCGTTCCAGAGAACGCTCTGGAAGGTTCTAA
- the LOC106586691 gene encoding cystathionine beta-synthase, with protein sequence MPSVPSSTASVRPVSSVCPHAAMLHNNATKANGEAAILNGGSKVNGEAMLNDPKFSMNGSAQVNGEEGENDLENTATGTEERQWIRPDLPSRCTWKLGVSSAESPHCHSAKTEAPRILPNILRKIGDTPLVRMNKIPKAFGLKCELLAKCEFFNAGGSVKDRISLRMVEDAERAGILKPGDTIIEPTSGNTGIGLALASAVKGYRCIIVMPEKMSMEKVDVLRALGAEIVRTPTAARFDSPESHVGVAWRLKNEIPNSHILDQYRNASNPLAHYDTTAEEILEQCDGKVDMLVAGAGTGGTITGIARKLKERCPNIKIVGVDPEGSILAEPEELNMTDKTQYEVEGIGYDFIPTVLDRSVIDKWYKSNDEESFAMSRMLIREEGLLCGGSSGTAMAAAVKMSTELKEGQRCVVILPDSIRNYMSKFLSDNWMCDKGFLTPNDLMVSKSWWWNLTLQSLNLCAPITVLPSVNIKKTIKILKEKAFDQAPVVDESGMILGMVTLGNMLSSVLAGKVKASDPVSKVLYKQFKQVRLTDSLGKLSRILETDHFALVVHEQIQFMADGSSCPRQMVFGVVTSIDLLNYITTHERRGNARERTMSECSMTSECSLTDEL encoded by the exons ATGCCTTCGGTTCCCTCCAGCACGGCCTCTGTGCGCCCTGTGTCCTCCGTCTGCCCCCACGCAGCTATGCTTCACAACAACGCTACCAAGGCCAACGGAGAGGCCGCCATTTTGAATGGGGGGTCCAAGGTCAATGGAGAAGCAATGTTGAACGACCCCAAGTTCTCTATGAATGGATCGGCCCAAGTgaatggggaggagggggagaacgaCCTGGAGAACACAGCCACAGGCACTGAGGAGAGGCAGTGGATCCGTCCTGATCTGCCCAGTAGATGCACCTGGAAATTGGGCGTGTCCTCTGCCGAGTCCCCTCACTGCCACTCTGCaaa GACCGAAGCCCCCAGGATTCTACCCAACATCCTCAGGAAGATTGGAGACACACCTTTGGTCCGCATGAACAAGATACCCAAAGCCTTCGGCCTCAAGTGTGAACTCT tggccAAGTGTGAGTTCTTCAATGCAGGGGGCAGTGTGAAGGACCGTATCAGTCTGAGGATGGTGGAGGATGCAGAGAGAGCTGGCATCCTCAAACCTGGAGACACCATCATCGAGCCCACCTCCGGCAACACCG gtATTGGTCTGGCCCTGGCCTCTGCAGTTAAAGGCTATCGCTGCATCATCGTCATGCCTGAGAAGATGAGCATGGAGAAG GTGGACGTGCTGAGAGCCTTGGGGGCGGAGATCGTGCGTACCCCCACCGCCGCCCGCTTTGATTCGCCAGAGTCCCACGTGGGCGTAGCCTGGCGTCTGAAGAATGAAATTCCCAACTCTCACATCCTTGACCAGTACCGTAACGCTAGCAACCCCCTGGCCCACTACGACACTACTGCCGAGGAGATCCTGGAGCAGtgcgatg GTAAGGTGGACATGTTGGTGGCaggagctggcacaggtggcaccatcaCTGGCATCGCCCGCAAGCTGAAGGAGAGATGCCCCAACATCAAG ATCGTGGGTGTGGACCCTGAGGGTTCTATACTGGCTGAGCCAGAGGAGCTGAACATGACAGACAAGACCCAATACGAGGTGGAGGGCATCGGATACGACTTCATCCCCACCGTGCTGGACAGATCT gTAATTGACAAGTGGTATAAGTCCAATGATGAGGAGTCCTTTGCCATGTCACGCATGCTGATCAGGGAGGAGGGGCTTCTTTGCG GAGGTAGTTCAGGCACAGCCATGGCTGCAGCAGTCAAGATGAGTACAGAGCTGAAGGAGGGCCAACGCTGTGTCGTCATCCTTCCTGACTCCATCCGCAACTACAT GTCAAAGTTCCTCAGTGATAACTGGATGTGTGATAAGGGCTTCCTAACCCCAAATGACCTGATGGTGTCCAAATCCTGGTGGTGGAACCTGACTCTGCAGAGTCTGAACCTGTGTGCGCCCATCACCGTGCTGCCCTCCGTCAACATCAAGAAGACCATCAAGATCCTCAAGGAGAAGGCTTTTGACCAGGCACCCGTCGTTGACGAGTCCGG CATGATCCTGGGGATGGTTACCCTGGGCAACATGTTGTCTTCTGTGCTGGCTGGGAAGGTCAAGGCGTCTGACCCTGTCTCCAAGGTGCTCTACAAACAATTCAAACAG GTACGACTGACCGATAGCCTGGGAAAGCTGTCCCGTATCCTGGAGACGGATCACTTTGCCTTGGTGGTGCATGAGCAGATCCAAT tcaTGGCGGACGGCTCCTCCTGTCCGAGACAGATGGTGTTTGGGGTGGTGACGTCCATTGACCTACTCAACTACATCACAACGCATGAGAGGCGGGGAAACGCACGGGAGCGCACGATGTCGGAGTGCTCCATGACATCTGAGTGCTCGCTGACCGACGAGCTGTAA